In one Solanum dulcamara chromosome 1, daSolDulc1.2, whole genome shotgun sequence genomic region, the following are encoded:
- the LOC129894624 gene encoding importin subunit alpha-4-like: protein MENFFKNGTENQIQVLHGNQVLQRFSEILINHENRPFHLKYVCRAIANIVNYRSSQIQRMVDAAIFPPIIQISINQEVGDTKNEAMYAISIAARRGSHEQIRHLVDHGSIAVLSRGLLCEGYTRRASCFHGLRSILRVGEAHKVDGVNIYTQMVTENGGLARIKSQRDDPDVGGIARRLLSSYWPGEV from the exons ATGGAGAACTTCTTTAAGAACGGAACTGAGAATCAAATTCAG GTTCTACATGGAAACCAAGTTCTTCAACGTTTTTCAGAAATTCTAATCAATCATGAGAACCGACCTTTCCATCTGAAGTATGTTTGTCGTGCCATCGCAAATATAGTGAATTACCGGAGCAGTCAAATCCAG AGAATGGTTGATGCAGCTATCTTCCCTCCTATTATTCAAATTTCAATTAACCAAGAGGTTGGTGATACCAAAAATGAGGCTATGTACGCCATCTCAATTGCTGCCAGGAGAGGATCTCACGAGCAGATTAG ACACTTGGTAGATCATGGTTCAATTGCAGTACTTTCTCGGGGCCTTCTGTGTGAAGGTTACACTAGAAGAGCCTCTTGTTTCCATGGGCTCCGCAGTATTCTAAGGGTTGGAGAGGCTCATAAGGTAGATGGTGTGAACATCTACACACAGATGGTCACCGAGAACGGCGGGCTTGCTAGGATCAAGAGTCAGAGGGATGACCCTGATGTCGGAGGGATAGCAAGAAGATTGTTGAGCTCGTACTGGCCTGGGGAAGTATGA